Proteins co-encoded in one Candidatus Omnitrophota bacterium genomic window:
- a CDS encoding DUF362 domain-containing protein, protein MEKSKVYFVSVLDKQEKRDILAKFNRLLKASAVLDFIRSGAKVALKLHFGEEGNTGFVKPEYVRAVSDMIKEKKALPVAVDTNTLYCGRRVKSEEHLLLAREHGFFLENIHAPVEIGCDKSTEVVINKKYVKEAKISSFFNDVDALVDIAHFKGHIMTGFGGALKNIGMGCASREGKLAQHSDLCPVVHKDSCIVCGHCVDVCPVKAISLNKDSAVIDQKLCIGCASCIAVCPKKAIDVKWESGSSTIQEKMVEYAFALLKGMSKPACFINFALKITKECDCLAKDDPSICPDVGIFASSDPVAIDKACFDSVLKKSGEDVFKKAHPERDALRQLEYAQKLGLGSLDYELAEIK, encoded by the coding sequence ATGGAAAAAAGCAAAGTATATTTTGTTTCAGTGTTAGATAAACAGGAAAAGCGGGATATTCTGGCCAAATTTAACCGTTTGCTTAAAGCCAGCGCGGTTTTGGATTTTATCCGTTCAGGCGCGAAAGTAGCGTTAAAACTGCATTTTGGCGAAGAAGGCAATACTGGTTTTGTTAAGCCGGAATATGTGCGCGCGGTTTCTGATATGATCAAAGAAAAGAAAGCCCTGCCGGTGGCGGTTGATACCAATACCCTTTATTGCGGAAGAAGAGTGAAATCCGAAGAGCATCTGTTGCTGGCCAGAGAACACGGCTTCTTTCTGGAAAATATCCATGCCCCTGTTGAAATAGGCTGCGATAAAAGCACAGAGGTTGTTATTAACAAAAAATATGTCAAAGAGGCAAAAATTTCCTCATTTTTTAATGATGTGGATGCCTTAGTGGATATCGCGCATTTTAAGGGGCATATTATGACTGGTTTTGGCGGGGCCTTGAAAAATATCGGCATGGGCTGCGCTTCTCGAGAGGGGAAATTAGCGCAGCATTCAGATTTGTGCCCTGTGGTGCATAAAGATTCTTGTATTGTTTGTGGACATTGTGTAGATGTCTGCCCTGTCAAGGCAATAAGCTTAAATAAAGATTCGGCTGTTATAGATCAGAAGCTTTGCATTGGCTGCGCCAGTTGTATCGCGGTTTGCCCTAAAAAAGCCATTGATGTGAAATGGGAATCTGGCAGTTCCACAATCCAGGAAAAGATGGTAGAATATGCCTTCGCGTTGCTTAAGGGAATGTCTAAACCGGCGTGTTTTATTAATTTTGCTTTAAAGATCACCAAGGAATGTGATTGCCTGGCCAAGGATGACCCCAGCATCTGTCCGGACGTAGGGATATTTGCTTCAAGTGATCCGGTAGCAATAGATAAGGCCTGTTTTGATTCAGTTTTGAAGAAATCCGGAGAAGATGTTTTTAAAAAGGCCCATCCCGAGAGAGACGCCTTGCGGCAATTGGAATATGCCCAAAAGCTCGGGCTTGGCAGCCTTGATTATGAATTAGCGGAGATTAAATAG
- a CDS encoding DUF748 domain-containing protein, which translates to MFKKIKLALIFLLAVILALTFCFFYLDRVYLPTKIKSAIIEASQNVTGKKVSLSSLKLNIFRGIVLTDFKIFDDSRTYIYLPKTYISFFIFPIQKRIVISSVHLLNPQIWVSRDKFGGIDILSLFTNASANKFSSSALNFVVRKMVISKARVDFKDNMFQPVFNKQIEDLDLTVYLSLPASVKFRGQAVISSLVSFSGQYRIPQKDLSAHVDLDNFDLAQFAVYMDALGIKLKNGILSSKADLQFKEGILSANLNFSAAKFNFIKDKLGFDASFSGDTSIKYGLADKQLSYAGKARIQDASITGIDHIGRLDNFSCNAQFDDKQAVLKGINASVSGVPFQAELKLDNSLQAPAFDLKLNSSFGMALLQDALNNKFKITAIYKMDGDAVLACQVSSVLPLSLDRLKVTGALDLKDVNIKQEKLPAAIEKVNGRINFTRDSLQWDNLRFGYMNKACQSSGSILSLSSPSGIISISSADLSAVAEFASSGKVLVLSKFKARYSNSEVSASGSFDLSQAVALAGVRATASVDLKDIINVVPLALKPQLEKASLNGKAEVLFELNGYLNALPKASLKMDIKTSPVSLYGIKLDGLQAVYAQNSGMGKFSDLVAFLYEGKITGTATVDLREASMPFSLRAVIDNVKLERLKMDTQAKDSDLSGLLSAQFELAGKGNDLQNIEGAGRVLVYNGKLWNLNLLKGIGKLLFTTDFTNVVFTQGGCDFIVGKQKISTDNLILISNLATIKGNALIGFDSSLDASLNVEISPDAPLTGGIRDITTAILGQATRFGLITIGGTLKEPKYKFKPAVGSIIKSFTDIFFKSQ; encoded by the coding sequence ATGTTCAAAAAGATCAAACTGGCGCTTATTTTTTTACTGGCCGTTATTCTTGCCTTAACTTTTTGTTTTTTTTACCTGGATAGGGTGTACCTGCCTACCAAAATAAAATCCGCCATTATTGAAGCCAGCCAAAACGTAACCGGGAAAAAAGTAAGCTTAAGTTCGTTAAAGCTTAATATTTTTAGAGGGATAGTTTTAACGGATTTTAAGATATTTGATGACAGCCGCACCTATATATATCTTCCCAAAACCTATATAAGCTTTTTTATCTTTCCTATCCAAAAGAGAATCGTTATTTCTTCGGTGCATCTTCTTAATCCGCAAATATGGGTTTCTCGCGATAAGTTCGGCGGCATCGATATTTTATCTTTATTCACAAATGCTTCAGCAAATAAATTTTCTTCGAGCGCGCTTAATTTTGTAGTGCGGAAAATGGTTATTTCTAAAGCGCGGGTTGATTTTAAAGACAATATGTTTCAGCCCGTGTTCAATAAGCAAATCGAAGATTTAGATTTAACCGTTTACCTGTCCCTTCCGGCAAGCGTTAAATTTCGCGGGCAGGCGGTAATTTCATCTTTGGTCTCCTTTTCCGGGCAATACCGCATCCCGCAGAAAGATCTATCCGCGCATGTTGATTTAGATAATTTTGACCTTGCGCAATTTGCTGTTTACATGGATGCCTTGGGTATCAAGCTTAAAAACGGCATCTTAAGCTCAAAGGCAGACCTGCAGTTTAAAGAAGGGATTTTAAGCGCCAATTTAAATTTCTCTGCGGCTAAGTTTAATTTTATTAAAGATAAACTGGGTTTTGACGCGTCTTTTTCCGGGGATACCAGCATTAAATACGGCCTTGCAGATAAACAATTAAGCTATGCCGGTAAGGCGCGCATCCAGGATGCCAGTATTACCGGTATAGACCATATAGGCCGTTTGGATAACTTTTCTTGTAACGCCCAATTTGATGATAAGCAGGCGGTATTAAAAGGCATTAATGCTTCTGTTTCGGGTGTTCCTTTTCAGGCAGAGTTAAAACTGGATAATAGCCTTCAGGCGCCAGCTTTTGATTTAAAGCTTAATTCTTCTTTTGGCATGGCGCTATTGCAGGACGCTTTAAACAATAAATTTAAGATTACCGCTATTTATAAAATGGATGGCGATGCGGTATTGGCCTGTCAAGTGTCATCTGTGCTGCCGCTTTCTTTAGACAGGCTTAAAGTAACCGGCGCTTTAGATTTAAAGGATGTGAACATCAAGCAAGAAAAGCTGCCAGCTGCTATTGAAAAAGTAAATGGCAGGATAAATTTTACGCGGGATAGCCTGCAATGGGATAATTTAAGATTCGGCTATATGAATAAGGCCTGTCAGTCTTCGGGTTCAATCTTAAGCCTGTCAAGCCCGTCGGGAATTATATCAATATCATCTGCGGATCTGTCGGCAGTCGCAGAATTTGCTTCCAGCGGCAAGGTTTTGGTTTTGTCAAAATTCAAAGCCCGGTATTCTAATTCTGAGGTATCAGCTTCTGGCTCATTTGATCTTTCTCAGGCGGTTGCCCTTGCCGGAGTAAGAGCAACAGCTTCGGTAGATTTAAAAGATATAATTAATGTTGTTCCGCTTGCATTAAAGCCGCAGCTTGAAAAAGCCTCTTTAAATGGCAAGGCAGAGGTATTGTTTGAGTTAAACGGCTATTTAAATGCCCTGCCCAAAGCTTCCCTTAAAATGGATATAAAAACTTCTCCAGTTTCTCTTTATGGAATAAAATTAGATGGCCTGCAGGCAGTTTATGCTCAAAATTCCGGTATGGGAAAGTTTTCTGACCTCGTAGCTTTTCTATACGAAGGTAAAATAACTGGCACGGCAACAGTAGATTTGCGTGAGGCATCCATGCCGTTTTCTTTGCGCGCAGTTATTGATAATGTAAAGCTTGAGCGTTTAAAGATGGACACCCAAGCCAAGGATTCTGACCTGTCCGGGCTTTTATCCGCTCAGTTTGAATTGGCCGGAAAAGGCAATGATCTGCAAAATATAGAAGGCGCGGGAAGGGTTTTAGTCTATAACGGTAAACTTTGGAATCTAAATTTGCTTAAGGGCATAGGCAAGCTTTTATTTACCACTGATTTTACGAACGTAGTTTTTACCCAAGGCGGATGTGATTTTATCGTGGGTAAACAAAAGATATCAACGGATAATTTGATCCTTATCAGTAATTTGGCTACAATTAAAGGAAATGCCCTGATTGGCTTTGATTCCTCCCTGGATGCTTCTTTAAATGTGGAGATTTCTCCCGATGCCCCCTTAACCGGCGGCATACGCGATATTACTACCGCGATATTAGGGCAGGCTACGCGTTTTGGCTTGATTACTATAGGCGGAACGCTCAAAGAGCCAAAATATAAGTTTAAGCCGGCAGTCGGATCAATAATTAAAAGTTTTACGGACATATTCTTTAAATCCCAGTAG
- a CDS encoding class A beta-lactamase-related serine hydrolase — translation MKRLQRNILIVFCLMSALFLVCSVYYYQQYREACRVKQVLILRQKAWNRLESDIQDSLRRFNGKEGVFIKDLEYNWVISVNADHNFASASLVKVPIMAACFQAIQQGKVNPEEKITLEGRFKTNGSGALKQMPNGSSYNFWQLMEYMITQSDNTASNIIIDKLGMDYLDSYFKSIGLSGTNISRKMMDFSKRRRGIENYTTAYDMARILELMYRRRLINEAVSRQSLQLLARQKINDRIPARLPSDVKVAHKTGLERNVCHDVGIVFTPYGDFLISVLVKHSGPAKEAKRLIAEVALKAYNYYANLQ, via the coding sequence ATGAAGAGATTACAAAGAAATATCCTCATTGTTTTCTGTTTGATGTCGGCTTTGTTCTTGGTTTGTTCCGTATATTATTATCAACAATATCGGGAAGCTTGCAGGGTTAAGCAGGTTTTGATATTAAGGCAAAAGGCATGGAACAGGCTAGAATCTGATATCCAAGATTCATTGCGCCGATTTAACGGCAAAGAAGGGGTATTTATTAAGGATTTAGAATATAATTGGGTAATAAGCGTTAATGCCGATCATAATTTCGCTTCGGCAAGCTTGGTTAAGGTCCCGATTATGGCCGCTTGTTTTCAGGCCATACAGCAGGGCAAGGTCAACCCTGAAGAAAAAATCACGCTTGAGGGCAGATTCAAGACAAACGGTTCCGGAGCGTTAAAGCAGATGCCCAATGGCTCTTCTTATAATTTTTGGCAGTTAATGGAATATATGATCACCCAAAGCGATAATACCGCAAGCAACATTATTATTGATAAGCTGGGCATGGATTATTTGGATAGTTATTTTAAAAGCATCGGTTTATCCGGGACTAATATTTCACGCAAGATGATGGATTTTAGTAAAAGAAGAAGAGGCATAGAAAATTATACTACCGCTTATGATATGGCGCGCATTTTGGAACTAATGTACAGAAGAAGGCTTATTAATGAGGCTGTCTCCAGGCAATCGCTTCAGTTATTGGCTCGCCAGAAAATAAATGACCGTATTCCCGCGCGGCTTCCTTCTGATGTTAAAGTGGCGCATAAAACCGGATTAGAAAGAAATGTCTGCCATGACGTAGGGATAGTTTTTACGCCATACGGAGATTTTTTGATCAGCGTCTTGGTAAAACATTCTGGCCCTGCCAAAGAAGCCAAAAGGCTTATTGCTGAGGTTGCTTTAAAGGCGTATAATTATTACGCGAATCTTCAATAA
- a CDS encoding N-acetylmuramoyl-L-alanine amidase, which produces MRLIVLLICAVLLSSCAAVPVRNNSPIGPGGNFVSLPTAIPQGTGALFHVVAPGETLWRISKMYGASVSEIMRANNIESAQGLAVGARLYIPLPRAIRPVVPLYPSHKWHYIIVHHSATDSGNALSLNNIHNKRGFAGLGYHFVIDNGTYGKKNGQIEVAPRWIKQQDGAHCRANNMNSRGIGICLVGNFSREKVSSEQLASLVYLVNTLKRYYNIPYRNILGHRQVPGARTECPGNYFPWREFKRQIQ; this is translated from the coding sequence ATGAGGCTTATTGTTTTATTAATTTGCGCGGTTTTATTGTCTTCCTGCGCGGCTGTTCCGGTAAGAAATAATTCTCCTATTGGGCCCGGAGGAAATTTTGTTTCTTTGCCTACTGCTATACCGCAGGGGACAGGCGCGTTATTTCATGTTGTAGCGCCAGGGGAAACCCTGTGGCGGATCAGTAAAATGTACGGCGCCTCAGTATCAGAGATTATGCGCGCCAACAATATTGAGTCCGCGCAAGGTTTGGCTGTGGGGGCCCGTCTGTATATTCCTCTTCCAAGAGCCATCAGGCCGGTTGTCCCGCTATATCCTTCGCATAAATGGCATTATATTATTGTGCATCACAGCGCCACGGATTCTGGAAACGCGCTTTCTTTAAACAATATCCACAACAAAAGAGGTTTTGCCGGTTTAGGGTATCATTTTGTTATTGACAACGGCACCTATGGCAAGAAAAACGGGCAGATTGAAGTTGCGCCCCGCTGGATCAAACAGCAGGATGGGGCGCATTGCCGCGCCAACAATATGAATTCGCGGGGGATCGGCATTTGTTTAGTAGGCAACTTCAGCAGAGAGAAGGTTTCATCCGAGCAGCTTGCTTCTTTGGTGTATTTAGTTAACACCTTGAAGCGCTATTACAATATCCCTTACCGCAATATCCTGGGGCATCGTCAGGTCCCTGGCGCCCGGACTGAATGTCCGGGAAATTATTTTCCTTGGCGAGAGTTTAAAAGGCAAATACAATAA
- a CDS encoding M42 family metallopeptidase, with product MDQLLAKLLSASGVSGCEKEVSLLMQEYFKKSSQNVQIDNFGNVIAVKGSGKTKIMLAAHMDEIGLMAKYIDNSGFIYFIKIGGFDDRILPGQRVVIKSKKGDITGIIGTRPAHLQKEEEKKSPLKHEDMFIDIGAKNKDDALGKVSLGDQIIFEPNCGCLGEDIYYGKAVDDRVGCYILLKAFERINPRCQVYAVATAQEEVGLKGARTSSFRIDPDYAIAIDTTIAGDTPQVKENETELKLGEGVAITLIEASGRGIIVSEKMKELLVNTAKDKNIKYQMSILDAGMTDGAMIYMNREGVVTGVLSVPTRYVHAPSAVFSLKDVNCAIELVVAAVEAIG from the coding sequence ATGGATCAGTTATTAGCAAAATTATTAAGCGCATCAGGAGTTTCTGGATGCGAAAAAGAAGTCTCTTTGCTTATGCAGGAATATTTTAAGAAAAGCTCTCAAAACGTACAAATTGATAATTTCGGCAATGTGATCGCGGTTAAAGGAAGCGGTAAGACAAAGATCATGTTGGCCGCGCATATGGACGAGATAGGGTTGATGGCAAAGTATATAGATAATTCAGGATTTATTTATTTTATTAAGATCGGCGGATTTGACGACCGGATCTTGCCCGGGCAGAGAGTGGTTATTAAGTCCAAAAAGGGCGATATCACAGGTATTATCGGCACGCGCCCTGCGCATTTACAGAAGGAAGAAGAAAAGAAATCCCCTCTGAAGCATGAGGATATGTTTATAGATATCGGCGCTAAGAATAAAGATGATGCTTTAGGCAAAGTTAGTTTGGGGGATCAGATCATCTTTGAGCCTAACTGCGGATGTTTAGGGGAAGATATTTATTACGGGAAAGCAGTTGATGATCGCGTGGGTTGCTATATTCTTCTTAAGGCTTTTGAGAGGATTAATCCGCGTTGCCAGGTTTATGCTGTAGCTACCGCGCAGGAAGAAGTCGGTTTAAAAGGCGCGCGCACCTCTTCATTCAGGATTGACCCGGATTATGCTATTGCCATAGATACAACTATCGCTGGAGATACCCCGCAGGTCAAAGAAAACGAGACAGAGCTTAAATTGGGAGAAGGTGTGGCGATTACTTTGATTGAGGCCTCTGGAAGAGGGATTATTGTCAGCGAGAAAATGAAAGAGCTTTTGGTAAACACCGCTAAAGATAAAAATATTAAATACCAAATGTCTATTTTAGATGCAGGCATGACCGACGGGGCAATGATCTATATGAACAGGGAAGGCGTGGTAACTGGCGTCTTAAGCGTTCCAACGCGTTATGTGCATGCGCCTTCCGCGGTTTTTAGTTTAAAGGATGTCAATTGCGCAATAGAGCTTGTTGTGGCGGCAGTTGAGGCGATCGGATAA
- a CDS encoding 3-deoxy-7-phosphoheptulonate synthase, whose protein sequence is MSFTNLRKIPKPQDILKQMPLPSRLASLKEKRDKTIKDIFRKDSKKFLLIIGPCSADDKDAIYEYALRLSLVQEKVKHVLVLVPRIYTNKPRTTAEGYKGMVHQPDPCDQPNIVEGIKAIRQMHMHVLDHTGLSSADEMLYPGNYPYLEDLLSYVAIGARSVENQEHRLTVSGLDIPAGMKNPTSGDIGVMLNSVYAAQKPHIFIYNGWEVKTAGNPFAHCILRGAVNQYGQNIPNYHYESLMQVAEAYRKRGLVNPGMIIDTNHANSGKDFREQPRIAKQVLHSMQNSSSLRDIIKGLMIESYLEEGSQSPAGKVKGQSITDPCLGWKDSEKLILDIAERIAKI, encoded by the coding sequence ATGAGTTTCACTAATTTAAGAAAAATACCAAAGCCCCAAGACATTCTTAAGCAGATGCCTTTGCCGTCGCGGTTGGCTTCTCTTAAAGAAAAGCGTGATAAAACAATAAAAGATATTTTTAGAAAAGATTCTAAGAAATTTCTTTTGATTATCGGGCCTTGTTCTGCCGATGATAAAGATGCTATTTATGAATATGCCCTGCGTTTGTCTTTGGTGCAGGAAAAAGTTAAGCACGTGCTTGTGTTGGTGCCGCGTATTTACACGAATAAACCGCGCACCACTGCCGAAGGGTACAAAGGCATGGTGCATCAGCCGGATCCTTGCGATCAGCCCAATATTGTTGAAGGCATAAAAGCCATTCGCCAGATGCATATGCATGTTTTAGATCATACGGGTTTAAGCTCTGCCGATGAGATGCTTTATCCGGGTAATTACCCTTATTTGGAAGACCTTTTAAGCTATGTGGCTATTGGAGCGCGTTCTGTGGAGAATCAAGAGCACCGCCTGACCGTCAGCGGGCTGGATATACCGGCAGGCATGAAAAATCCCACAAGCGGGGATATCGGGGTAATGTTAAATTCAGTTTACGCCGCGCAAAAGCCGCACATCTTTATCTATAACGGCTGGGAGGTAAAAACTGCCGGTAATCCATTCGCGCATTGCATATTGCGGGGGGCAGTGAACCAGTACGGCCAGAACATCCCCAATTATCATTATGAAAGTTTGATGCAAGTAGCAGAAGCTTACCGTAAAAGAGGGCTTGTTAATCCGGGGATGATCATAGATACCAACCATGCTAATTCCGGTAAAGATTTTCGTGAGCAGCCGCGTATCGCCAAGCAGGTTTTGCATAGCATGCAAAATTCATCTTCTTTAAGGGATATCATTAAGGGCTTGATGATCGAGAGTTACCTTGAAGAAGGCTCTCAAAGCCCGGCTGGAAAAGTAAAGGGCCAATCTATTACGGATCCGTGTTTGGGCTGGAAGGATTCTGAAAAGTTGATTTTAGATATCGCAGAGAGAATCGCTAAGATATAG
- a CDS encoding cation:proton antiporter, giving the protein MIMFAQDNIFIFLLQVFLLLGFARLLGEIFRRFKQPTLTAEILVGILFGPTVFGRFFPKAYNFVFPQDPAQLYMLETVALMGLLFFLLETGLGMDFSAAWRHRGNALKIASSDIIFPMFMGFVLSLFIPDSFLVDPSQRIIFALFMATVMTISAMPVTIRALNDLNISKTDLGYLIMSALSVNEIIGWVIFTLVLAVFTNTNVHLIKLVMVLASAIILVVFCLSYGRRLSEKVINFIKKSEMPEPASSLTFLCLAGFFCGALFQRIGISAMLGFFAAGVMAGEAKALPERTRQVISQMVYAIFVPLFFASIGLNIDFLHNFNLKLIIFITFVSFFGKFIGAWIGVIFTKLSRANRLSVAVAHTPGGSMEIVIGILALQYNLITEQMFVAIVASGVTSATLLGPLLKYSLMLRKKISVMECFSHKEIILDMKAKDRDSAIYELCSLASEQGNMPDAERIYAPVLARENMMGTAIEEGIALPHARINFLMHSRVILGRAKSGIEWNSPDGNPAKFIFLILTPKQDDEAQVQILGIIARVMSDQNNRKKFLAADSQHEIWQALQELFAQQHIYKKKKHK; this is encoded by the coding sequence ATGATCATGTTCGCTCAGGACAATATTTTTATCTTTTTGCTGCAGGTTTTCTTGCTTTTAGGTTTTGCCAGGCTATTAGGCGAGATTTTCCGCAGGTTTAAGCAGCCAACTTTAACTGCAGAGATACTCGTGGGGATTTTATTCGGGCCGACAGTTTTCGGAAGGTTTTTTCCTAAGGCATATAATTTTGTTTTTCCGCAGGATCCGGCGCAGCTTTATATGCTTGAGACTGTCGCTTTGATGGGCCTTTTGTTTTTTCTTCTTGAGACCGGATTAGGCATGGATTTTTCCGCTGCCTGGCGCCATCGCGGCAATGCCTTAAAAATAGCCTCAAGCGATATTATTTTCCCGATGTTCATGGGTTTTGTTTTAAGCCTTTTTATACCTGATAGCTTCCTGGTTGATCCGTCCCAAAGAATAATATTTGCCCTTTTTATGGCTACAGTTATGACCATAAGCGCCATGCCTGTGACAATCAGGGCTCTAAATGATTTAAATATCTCTAAGACTGATTTGGGATATTTGATTATGTCGGCCTTATCGGTCAATGAAATAATCGGTTGGGTTATTTTTACGCTGGTGTTAGCTGTCTTTACTAACACCAATGTGCATCTTATTAAGCTTGTTATGGTTTTGGCGTCGGCTATAATCCTGGTGGTTTTTTGTTTAAGTTACGGCAGGCGCTTATCTGAGAAGGTGATTAATTTTATCAAGAAGTCTGAAATGCCCGAACCGGCAAGTTCGCTTACTTTTCTTTGTTTGGCCGGTTTTTTCTGCGGGGCGCTGTTTCAGAGAATAGGCATAAGCGCGATGCTGGGATTTTTTGCCGCCGGGGTAATGGCGGGAGAAGCAAAGGCGCTTCCTGAGCGCACCCGTCAGGTGATCTCCCAGATGGTCTATGCTATTTTTGTCCCGCTTTTCTTTGCCAGCATTGGTCTGAATATTGATTTCTTGCATAACTTTAATCTTAAGTTAATTATTTTTATCACCTTTGTAAGTTTCTTCGGCAAATTTATCGGGGCATGGATCGGGGTTATTTTTACCAAGCTTTCCCGGGCTAATCGGCTTTCTGTGGCGGTAGCGCATACTCCCGGAGGCTCCATGGAGATTGTTATTGGCATTTTAGCCTTGCAGTATAATCTTATTACTGAGCAGATGTTTGTGGCAATTGTGGCAAGCGGGGTGACTTCAGCAACTTTATTGGGCCCGCTCTTAAAGTATTCGCTTATGTTAAGAAAGAAAATAAGCGTGATGGAGTGTTTTTCCCATAAAGAAATTATCCTTGATATGAAAGCCAAAGACCGGGACAGCGCCATATACGAATTATGTTCTCTTGCATCAGAGCAGGGCAACATGCCTGATGCTGAAAGGATATATGCGCCTGTTTTAGCAAGAGAAAACATGATGGGCACCGCAATAGAAGAGGGCATCGCTCTTCCGCACGCGCGGATTAATTTTTTGATGCACTCAAGAGTCATCCTCGGCCGGGCAAAATCCGGGATTGAATGGAATTCTCCAGACGGTAATCCTGCAAAGTTTATTTTTCTTATCCTGACTCCAAAGCAGGATGACGAAGCGCAGGTCCAGATATTAGGCATTATCGCGCGTGTTATGTCCGATCAGAATAACCGCAAGAAATTCTTGGCTGCCGATAGCCAGCATGAAATTTGGCAGGCGCTTCAGGAACTTTTTGCCCAGCAGCATATTTATAAAAAGAAAAAACACAAGTAA
- a CDS encoding glycosyltransferase family 39 protein: MQNRDKASSSRVIYYGLFIFAVSFWVRWLLLSKGPFHYDTVDFLIQMREHSISEHGIYMPLASVFVIFLSWIKSLFLKNLDDLNLLMFVTVLFSSLGQMLGYLLFRKRIGDASSFALFLLFSFYPAFLSVTTFGRIDHALASLLLPICLFYLFELSWIKSSIFAGLAIASRGECALVIPAMLFWLIIQKRENILYALRCVFLFSLFSLGLWALISLLAARKGWVDNFIMPEIVQRFFIKKPDQFLIVWEFTFAHIAQGFVMLGQTLRVSILACLVGLYLWMKKENLKLNLFFFIAFLVPFVYVVNREADTPRYLIVPVFFLFYYAARGIAYLSRERLFLSGALTFLFIIPMFLYIYPLLWQRHLHAYQVDFAKNIEAFTQPNSLIITQDEWIFLKYYTKREALVPPSDCDVNKWTDFLSQLRKHYQSGRPLYLVSSGLSYDPCRVLFNFIQNNFFLQRQFVLLNENWHQDCAIRKHLLKEELMRLVPR, from the coding sequence ATGCAAAACCGCGACAAAGCTTCCTCAAGCAGGGTTATTTATTATGGGCTTTTTATTTTTGCTGTGTCTTTTTGGGTAAGATGGCTTCTTTTAAGCAAGGGGCCGTTCCATTACGATACCGTGGATTTTTTGATCCAAATGCGGGAACATTCTATCAGCGAGCATGGTATTTATATGCCGTTGGCCTCTGTTTTTGTGATATTTCTTTCCTGGATTAAATCCCTTTTTTTGAAAAACCTTGATGACCTGAATCTATTGATGTTCGTTACGGTTTTATTTTCGTCATTGGGCCAGATGTTAGGCTATTTATTATTTAGGAAGAGAATAGGGGATGCTTCCAGTTTTGCCCTTTTTCTTTTGTTTTCTTTTTATCCCGCTTTTCTTTCCGTAACTACATTTGGCAGGATCGATCATGCTTTGGCTTCGTTGCTGCTGCCAATCTGCCTGTTTTATTTATTTGAGTTGTCATGGATAAAATCTTCTATTTTCGCTGGTTTAGCCATTGCTTCCCGGGGCGAATGCGCCCTTGTTATTCCGGCTATGCTTTTTTGGCTTATTATTCAGAAACGGGAGAATATCCTTTATGCCTTGCGCTGCGTGTTTTTATTTTCATTGTTTTCCTTAGGGCTGTGGGCGCTTATAAGCCTTTTAGCTGCAAGGAAGGGGTGGGTAGATAATTTTATTATGCCGGAAATAGTCCAGCGTTTTTTTATTAAGAAACCGGATCAATTTTTAATCGTCTGGGAATTTACCTTCGCGCACATTGCCCAAGGGTTTGTGATGTTGGGCCAGACTTTGCGTGTTAGCATATTAGCCTGCCTGGTAGGGCTTTATTTGTGGATGAAAAAAGAAAATCTTAAATTAAATCTGTTTTTCTTTATAGCGTTTTTAGTGCCTTTTGTCTATGTGGTTAACCGTGAAGCGGACACCCCGCGTTACCTTATTGTGCCTGTGTTTTTTCTTTTTTATTACGCCGCGCGGGGGATCGCTTATTTATCTCGGGAGAGGCTTTTTCTTTCAGGGGCGCTAACATTTTTATTTATTATCCCCATGTTTTTATACATATATCCTCTTTTGTGGCAAAGGCACCTGCATGCCTATCAGGTGGATTTTGCCAAGAATATTGAAGCTTTTACCCAGCCCAACAGCTTGATTATTACCCAGGATGAATGGATATTCCTGAAGTATTACACTAAAAGAGAAGCACTGGTGCCTCCTTCTGATTGTGACGTAAATAAGTGGACAGATTTTTTATCGCAGCTTCGTAAACATTATCAAAGCGGCAGGCCCCTGTATCTTGTCTCATCCGGGCTTTCTTATGATCCCTGCCGCGTTTTATTTAACTTTATACAGAATAATTTCTTTCTGCAAAGGCAGTTTGTGCTTTTGAATGAGAATTGGCATCAGGATTGCGCGATCAGGAAACATCTTTTAAAAGAAGAATTGATGAGGCTTGTTCCGCGTTAA